The proteins below are encoded in one region of Planctopirus limnophila DSM 3776:
- a CDS encoding metallophosphoesterase family protein, which translates to MPSFLHVADLHLDSPRSGLSRDASAPVSEIQQAPRRALERLIDEALRRKVSAVVIAGDLYDGDWKDHQTGLFFVRQAQKLADARIPVVMITGNHDAQSVITQQLPLPPNVKVLSVDAPETFLLEDCGLALHGQGFKNRAVPQNLSANYPAKINSLLNIGLLHTSLTGFEGHEVYAPCSLSDLARTGYEYWALGHIHKRQEFPLASGGMAVFPGNLQGRHIRECGPKGCEIIEYQPNGILQRESIVLDVFRWELLSISVDGLSSRDEILALIEDHLRAFRTSADPQPHALRIELMGATTCHGQLIDRQRELRAEIQSLVVQSGSGNWWLEDLSLRTTFPEASIDAALTSAASQELLALARSELQAAHSSPELHRLMQNLTEDLRKKLPAEISWSDVLGPTSSHAAGSTTNQASTNAGIEWSPLLEESLALLSARLEQPQTQVSTGRKGRS; encoded by the coding sequence ATGCCCTCTTTTCTGCACGTAGCCGACCTGCATCTCGACAGTCCGAGAAGTGGACTTTCCCGCGATGCCAGTGCCCCGGTTTCTGAAATTCAGCAGGCTCCTCGCAGAGCACTCGAGCGATTGATTGACGAAGCCTTAAGGCGAAAGGTTTCCGCAGTCGTGATTGCTGGCGATCTTTACGATGGCGACTGGAAAGACCACCAGACGGGTCTCTTCTTCGTGAGGCAGGCCCAGAAGCTGGCCGACGCCAGGATCCCGGTGGTGATGATCACCGGCAATCACGATGCCCAGTCAGTCATCACCCAGCAGCTTCCTTTACCCCCCAACGTGAAAGTTTTAAGTGTCGATGCACCCGAGACATTCCTGCTCGAGGATTGCGGTCTGGCACTGCATGGGCAAGGTTTCAAGAACCGGGCCGTGCCGCAGAATCTGTCGGCGAACTATCCCGCTAAAATCAACAGCCTCTTGAACATAGGGCTCCTGCATACGTCGCTGACAGGCTTCGAAGGGCACGAAGTTTATGCCCCCTGCAGCTTGAGCGATCTGGCCCGGACCGGCTACGAATACTGGGCCTTAGGCCATATTCATAAGCGGCAGGAATTTCCTCTGGCCAGTGGCGGGATGGCGGTTTTTCCAGGAAATCTGCAGGGGCGCCATATTCGTGAATGCGGGCCCAAAGGCTGCGAAATCATCGAGTATCAACCGAATGGAATTCTCCAGCGAGAGTCAATTGTCCTCGATGTCTTTCGTTGGGAACTGCTTTCGATTTCAGTGGACGGATTATCTTCCCGAGACGAAATTCTCGCACTGATTGAAGATCACCTGCGCGCTTTTCGCACTTCCGCAGATCCCCAACCACATGCCCTGCGCATCGAACTGATGGGGGCCACAACTTGTCATGGTCAGCTCATCGACCGCCAGCGGGAACTTCGTGCCGAAATTCAGAGCCTGGTGGTACAGTCAGGAAGTGGCAACTGGTGGCTCGAAGACCTTTCGCTCCGCACAACTTTTCCAGAGGCATCCATCGATGCCGCTTTGACCAGTGCTGCCTCTCAGGAATTGCTGGCATTGGCCCGGTCGGAACTGCAGGCAGCCCATTCCTCTCCCGAACTGCATCGTCTGATGCAAAACCTGACTGAGGATTTGCGGAAGAAGCTCCCTGCGGAAATCTCGTGGAGTGATGTCCTTGGCCCCACCTCTTCGCACGCTGCAGGCTCTACGACAAACCAGGCATCAACTAATGCTGGAATCGAGTGGAGTCCACTCCTGGAAGAATCTTTAGCACTTCTTTCGGCTCGGTTGGAGCAGCCCCAGACACAAGTCTCCACAGGTCGAAAGGGGCGGTCATGA